Proteins encoded by one window of Clostridium bornimense:
- a CDS encoding GNAT family N-acetyltransferase produces the protein MNYIEASIDDLEQIIEMRLEYIASDQGAIKTEYIKAMKEKLPGYFTENIGKSIFVFVAKDNERIVSIVMLNIITKPSNPHFINGRVGEVLNVYTKKEYRKQGIASKLISMLLEFSKEKNLDYVELESTDEGYELYKKMGFKDSKSDYVYMKYEL, from the coding sequence ATGAATTATATAGAAGCTTCAATAGATGATTTAGAACAAATTATCGAAATGAGATTAGAATATATCGCTAGTGATCAAGGTGCTATAAAAACAGAATATATAAAAGCAATGAAAGAGAAATTACCAGGTTACTTTACAGAAAATATCGGTAAAAGCATATTTGTTTTTGTTGCTAAAGATAATGAACGTATAGTTTCAATTGTTATGTTGAATATTATTACTAAGCCCTCTAATCCTCATTTTATTAACGGAAGGGTAGGAGAAGTACTTAATGTATATACAAAAAAGGAATATAGAAAACAAGGGATAGCTTCTAAACTTATCAGTATGTTATTAGAATTTTCTAAAGAGAAGAATTTAGATTATGTTGAACTAGAATCAACAGATGAAGGATATGAACTTTATAAGAAGATGGGATTTAAGGATAGTAAATCTGATTATGTGTATATGAAATATGAATTATAG
- a CDS encoding leucine-rich repeat domain-containing protein encodes MKKYINKKRYIILIAVLVLILIPSVFYGINYYKDSEESSMVIKDKNGFCIENGVLYAYVGKNEEIIIPSNVTEIYSNALSGDYNHGINLKKVTIPGTVERIDDHAFAFTNAKYIYIEEGVKEIGSNAFQDSYIKEIHFPSSIEEIGELIMDTEEGLYDTKIYIEEDSAIHEYFKKKMPYGDVEICFEN; translated from the coding sequence ATGAAAAAATATATTAATAAAAAGCGCTATATAATATTAATAGCCGTATTAGTGTTAATTCTAATACCTTCAGTATTTTACGGTATAAATTATTATAAAGATTCTGAAGAAAGCTCCATGGTTATAAAAGATAAAAATGGATTCTGTATTGAAAATGGAGTACTTTACGCTTATGTTGGAAAAAACGAAGAAATCATCATACCTTCAAATGTAACAGAAATTTATAGTAATGCATTATCTGGGGATTATAATCATGGGATTAATCTAAAAAAAGTTACGATACCAGGAACAGTGGAAAGAATTGATGACCATGCCTTTGCTTTTACTAATGCAAAATATATTTATATAGAGGAAGGCGTTAAAGAGATTGGTTCAAATGCATTTCAAGATTCATATATTAAAGAAATACATTTTCCCTCTAGTATAGAAGAGATAGGGGAGTTAATAATGGATACTGAAGAAGGTCTTTATGATACAAAGATTTATATTGAAGAAGATAGTGCAATTCATGAATATTTTAAGAAAAAAATGCCTTATGGAGACGTAGAAATATGCTTTGAAAATTAA
- a CDS encoding NUDIX hydrolase, protein MLKLSFYELNTIDDNKLDFAVIACRYNKKWIYVKHKKRNTWEIPGGHKETNENIDTAAKRELYEETGAKKFDLYPICIYSVDRENDKSYGQLYYADVYCFGNLPDYEIEKIKLFDSIPSNLTYPLIQPTLLEKVKQFGVIK, encoded by the coding sequence TTGTTAAAATTAAGTTTTTACGAATTAAATACAATAGATGATAATAAGCTAGATTTTGCGGTAATTGCATGTAGGTACAATAAAAAGTGGATCTATGTCAAGCATAAGAAACGTAATACATGGGAAATTCCCGGAGGACATAAAGAAACAAATGAAAATATTGATACAGCAGCTAAAAGAGAATTATATGAAGAAACAGGAGCTAAAAAATTCGATTTATATCCTATATGTATATATTCTGTTGATAGAGAGAATGACAAATCATATGGTCAATTATATTATGCAGATGTATATTGTTTTGGGAATCTTCCAGATTATGAAATTGAAAAGATTAAACTTTTTGATTCCATACCATCAAATTTAACATATCCTTTGATTCAACCAACTTTATTAGAAAAAGTTAAACAATTTGGAGTAATAAAATAG
- a CDS encoding MerR family transcriptional regulator — MYSMKQACEATNLTYETLKYYCNEGLVPNVKRDKNNHRIFDDSDIAWIKSLSCLKKCNMSIREMKEYLALCLQGQSTIPERKIILEMKRKQLLTAMDELQKSIDYIDWKQGFYDDVLSGKIKYYSNLIKVDE, encoded by the coding sequence ATGTATTCTATGAAGCAAGCTTGTGAGGCGACAAATCTTACCTATGAAACATTAAAATACTATTGTAATGAAGGTCTTGTGCCAAACGTAAAACGTGATAAAAATAATCATCGTATTTTTGATGATAGTGATATTGCTTGGATTAAAAGTTTAAGCTGCCTTAAAAAATGCAATATGAGCATCAGGGAAATGAAAGAATATCTTGCTCTTTGCCTTCAAGGACAATCTACAATTCCAGAACGTAAAATTATACTAGAAATGAAACGTAAGCAACTTCTTACGGCAATGGATGAGCTACAAAAAAGTATAGATTATATTGACTGGAAACAGGGATTCTATGATGATGTTCTTTCTGGGAAAATAAAATATTATAGTAATTTGATAAAGGTAGATGAATAA
- a CDS encoding acyltransferase family protein has translation MNKYLSSKIKVISFIAIIMVVFLHCYNFQDNFLVSTTIITEGLNLATFVEYFLCNGLNRVAVPIFFMISGYLFFLSFKFTTYGYFSKIKSRFVSLAIPYILWSLISMGICLIFWGVDIMPVDNMKLNLEAGGLLQVFLNPPNFQFWFMLQLMLYVIISPIIYLIIKFKPTRIIYLLGLFVMWFIDKSIPGIGGVTIVTEAIFFYSIGAYLAITNKKDIILKDKQKNTIITTTVIWIAILIIKTFMCATFNLDADTTIILVLYKLSVLIGIFSVWFGLDHLMKNEKFTNKILSLTPHTFFIFCFHEPLLDFVIQYSINNISTSIPFSLISYFVYPTITIILAIIVSKVLIKYIPFIHNILTGSRGTRKIEIKN, from the coding sequence ATGAATAAGTATTTAAGTTCAAAAATTAAAGTCATCTCCTTTATCGCTATCATTATGGTTGTATTTCTACATTGCTACAATTTTCAAGATAACTTTTTAGTTTCAACAACAATTATTACTGAAGGATTAAACCTTGCGACTTTCGTAGAATATTTTCTATGTAATGGCTTAAACAGAGTCGCCGTACCAATTTTCTTTATGATTTCTGGATATTTGTTCTTTTTATCATTTAAGTTTACCACATACGGATATTTCTCAAAAATAAAAAGTAGATTTGTATCTCTTGCAATACCATATATTTTATGGTCTCTTATAAGTATGGGAATTTGTCTTATATTTTGGGGAGTAGATATAATGCCTGTAGATAATATGAAATTAAATTTGGAAGCTGGTGGATTGCTACAAGTATTTTTGAATCCTCCAAATTTTCAATTTTGGTTTATGTTACAGTTAATGCTATATGTTATTATTTCACCAATAATTTATTTAATAATAAAGTTTAAACCAACTAGAATAATATATTTACTTGGATTATTTGTTATGTGGTTTATAGATAAAAGTATTCCAGGTATAGGTGGAGTAACCATTGTTACAGAAGCTATATTCTTTTACTCAATAGGAGCATATCTTGCTATTACGAATAAAAAAGATATAATTTTAAAAGATAAACAAAAAAACACAATTATAACCACTACAGTAATATGGATTGCTATACTAATCATAAAAACATTTATGTGTGCTACTTTTAACCTTGATGCTGATACTACAATAATATTAGTTCTTTACAAATTAAGTGTACTTATTGGTATTTTCTCAGTTTGGTTCGGACTAGATCATCTTATGAAGAATGAGAAGTTTACTAATAAAATACTAAGTTTAACACCACATACCTTCTTTATATTCTGTTTCCATGAACCACTATTAGACTTTGTTATTCAATACAGCATAAATAATATTAGTACTAGTATTCCTTTCAGTTTAATATCATATTTTGTATATCCAACAATAACAATTATCTTAGCTATAATAGTAAGTAAAGTTTTAATAAAGTATATTCCGTTTATTCATAATATTTTAACTGGTAGTAGAGGCACAAGAAAGATAGAAATAAAGAACTAA
- a CDS encoding TetR/AcrR family transcriptional regulator has product MNKNSEETKERIKKAFIKLYKENRIEKITISQLTKEAKVYRGTFYYYYKDIYDLLEQIEGRFFKEVIEDVFGVIEGILSGDIEKRAVEITDHFKKYEEIMTLFFVDKPNYILIRRLKEAAKSKILMILGINNNNLSNEDKYILEYISSAQVGIITKWIENKRDIDTVKLARIIKKVNLLGPVTSLKNNSINK; this is encoded by the coding sequence ATGAATAAAAATTCAGAGGAAACTAAAGAAAGAATAAAAAAGGCATTTATAAAATTATATAAAGAAAACAGAATTGAAAAGATAACTATATCTCAATTAACAAAGGAAGCAAAAGTATATAGAGGTACTTTCTATTATTATTATAAGGATATATATGATTTACTTGAACAAATCGAAGGAAGATTCTTTAAGGAAGTCATCGAAGATGTATTTGGAGTAATAGAAGGAATTTTATCTGGTGATATTGAAAAGAGAGCAGTAGAGATAACAGATCATTTTAAAAAATATGAAGAAATTATGACACTATTTTTTGTAGACAAGCCAAATTATATATTAATTAGAAGACTTAAAGAAGCTGCAAAATCTAAGATATTAATGATACTTGGAATAAACAATAATAACTTATCTAATGAAGATAAATATATTTTAGAGTATATTTCAAGTGCTCAAGTTGGAATTATTACAAAGTGGATAGAAAATAAGCGAGATATTGATACTGTTAAGTTAGCAAGAATAATAAAAAAAGTAAATTTATTGGGACCAGTAACTAGTTTAAAGAATAATTCTATTAATAAGTAA
- a CDS encoding ABC transporter ATP-binding protein, with protein MKNEFYISIKDINKSYEKKQILFDISLNIPKGTIYGLLGPSGCGKTTLVKTIAGISNADFGDIRILGEKVPNIKVLSYIGYMAQSAALYPTISAYENLKFFGRLYNIKKNDLEKRISYVANIVNLFDHLSKKVDSFSGGMKQRLSLAIALLPNPKILILDEPTVGIDPVLRKSIWKELKLLSQSGVTILITTHIMDEAIKCDYLAMMRAGHIIATGTPKEIQEQSGTTNIEDAFIYYGENNKTVKGGDDNEN; from the coding sequence ATGAAAAATGAATTCTATATATCTATTAAAGATATAAATAAATCCTATGAAAAAAAGCAAATTTTATTTGATATATCATTAAACATTCCAAAGGGAACTATATATGGGCTTTTAGGCCCTTCTGGATGTGGTAAAACGACTTTAGTAAAAACTATAGCTGGGATATCTAATGCAGACTTTGGTGATATACGTATATTAGGCGAAAAGGTTCCTAATATAAAAGTTTTATCTTATATAGGATATATGGCTCAATCAGCAGCTCTTTATCCAACAATTTCTGCTTATGAAAATCTAAAATTCTTTGGAAGACTTTATAATATAAAAAAGAATGATTTAGAGAAAAGAATATCTTATGTTGCTAATATAGTTAATTTATTTGATCATTTAAGTAAAAAAGTAGATTCTTTTTCTGGTGGTATGAAGCAAAGACTTTCTCTAGCTATTGCTTTATTACCTAATCCAAAGATTCTAATATTAGATGAACCTACCGTTGGTATAGATCCTGTTTTAAGAAAAAGTATTTGGAAGGAATTAAAATTACTTTCTCAATCAGGTGTTACAATATTAATTACTACTCACATTATGGATGAAGCAATAAAGTGTGATTATCTAGCAATGATGAGAGCAGGACATATTATAGCAACAGGTACCCCTAAAGAAATTCAGGAGCAATCTGGAACAACTAATATAGAAGATGCTTTCATTTACTATGGGGAAAATAATAAGACTGTTAAGGGTGGTGATGATAATGAGAATTAG
- a CDS encoding aldo/keto reductase: MEYITLNNGLKMPILGYGVYQVSKEECQQCVMDALKVGYRSIDTAQSYFNEEQVGNAIVKSGIPREDIFLTTKVWIEHYSYEETLASVKESMEKLQTNYLDLLLLHQPFADIYGAYRALEELYEAGKVKAIGISNFYPDRMIDIASFSKIKPMVNQVEVHPLHQQEEAKQWMDKYNIQIEAWAPFGEGRGDIFNNPVLAKIGEKYGKSVAQVILRWHIQRGVVVIPKTTHIERMKENFNVFDFTLSQEDMNLIADLDKKESAFFSHQDPAMVEWFVNMVEERKKTSQF; this comes from the coding sequence ATGGAATATATAACATTAAATAATGGTTTAAAGATGCCTATTTTAGGATATGGTGTATATCAGGTATCCAAGGAGGAATGTCAGCAATGTGTGATGGATGCATTAAAAGTTGGTTATCGTTCCATAGATACGGCACAAAGCTACTTTAATGAAGAGCAAGTTGGAAATGCCATTGTAAAATCAGGAATACCAAGAGAAGATATTTTTTTAACAACTAAGGTTTGGATTGAGCATTACAGTTATGAAGAAACATTGGCTTCCGTAAAGGAATCAATGGAAAAACTTCAAACAAACTATCTAGATTTACTTTTACTCCATCAACCATTTGCAGATATATATGGAGCCTATCGTGCATTAGAAGAGCTATATGAGGCAGGAAAAGTAAAGGCTATAGGTATTTCTAATTTCTATCCAGACAGAATGATTGATATAGCCTCATTTTCTAAAATCAAACCAATGGTAAATCAAGTAGAAGTACACCCTCTGCATCAACAAGAAGAGGCTAAGCAGTGGATGGATAAATATAATATTCAGATAGAAGCATGGGCACCATTTGGTGAAGGAAGAGGAGATATATTTAATAACCCTGTTCTCGCAAAGATTGGTGAAAAGTATGGAAAATCAGTAGCACAAGTCATCTTAAGATGGCATATCCAAAGAGGTGTAGTAGTCATTCCAAAGACTACCCATATAGAACGTATGAAAGAAAATTTTAATGTATTTGATTTTACATTATCACAAGAAGACATGAATTTAATTGCTGACTTAGATAAAAAAGAAAGTGCCTTCTTCTCACATCAAGATCCGGCAATGGTAGAATGGTTTGTAAATATGGTTGAGGAACGTAAAAAAACATCACAATTTTAA
- a CDS encoding ABC transporter permease codes for MRIRALTSRIIKQILNDKRTIALVLLAPLLMLTLVYYILDYDGITYNIGIINAPNEFIKDLEDNDNYNVEVINIGKDEAEDLIKEDKVIAAIEFSDDSSTINIDINGSNASDAKKVLSIIKGGGLSNLESMVKEKNIAFMQPEYKTNYIYGNEDSSEFDNFGAPLIGVIVFFFVFLIAGINFLTERTSGTLEKLLSTPIRRNEIIIGYVLGFSILAILQTSLITFFVVYILKLTVVGSIWYVFLICLLTAISALTLGILLSTLANSEFQMVQFIPIIILPQIFLCGLFTLSEGWNMVGHAVPLYYTTNALTEVMIKGNGFSSIWLDCLVLILFSTVFMILNAQLLRKQRSI; via the coding sequence ATGAGAATTAGAGCATTAACTTCTAGAATTATAAAACAAATTCTTAATGACAAGAGAACTATCGCCCTTGTTCTTTTAGCACCTCTTCTAATGCTTACTTTAGTATATTATATACTTGATTATGATGGTATTACATATAATATCGGAATAATAAATGCACCAAATGAATTTATTAAGGATCTAGAGGATAATGATAATTATAATGTAGAGGTTATTAACATAGGTAAAGATGAAGCTGAAGATCTTATTAAAGAAGATAAAGTTATTGCTGCAATAGAATTTAGTGATGATTCATCTACAATAAATATTGATATTAATGGTAGTAATGCTTCTGATGCAAAAAAGGTATTGTCTATAATTAAAGGTGGTGGATTATCAAACTTAGAATCAATGGTAAAAGAGAAAAATATAGCATTTATGCAACCAGAATATAAGACAAACTATATATATGGTAATGAGGACTCATCTGAATTTGATAACTTTGGTGCACCACTTATAGGTGTAATTGTGTTCTTCTTCGTTTTTCTTATAGCAGGAATTAATTTTTTAACTGAACGAACATCAGGTACTCTTGAAAAATTGTTGTCAACACCAATTCGTCGTAATGAAATAATTATCGGATATGTATTAGGCTTTAGTATTTTAGCTATTCTACAAACATCATTAATTACATTCTTCGTTGTATATATATTAAAGTTAACTGTGGTAGGTAGCATATGGTATGTATTCTTAATTTGCTTATTAACTGCAATATCAGCGTTAACATTAGGAATTCTTTTATCTACTTTAGCTAATAGTGAATTTCAAATGGTCCAATTTATACCGATAATTATACTTCCTCAAATATTCTTATGTGGATTATTTACATTATCTGAGGGTTGGAACATGGTTGGACACGCGGTGCCTTTATACTATACAACAAATGCATTAACAGAGGTAATGATTAAAGGAAATGGCTTCTCTTCAATATGGCTAGATTGTCTAGTATTAATATTATTCTCAACAGTTTTTATGATATTAAATGCTCAATTATTACGTAAGCAAAGAAGTATATAA